In Lacrimispora indolis DSM 755, a genomic segment contains:
- the pcrA gene encoding DNA helicase PcrA, with translation MSIYDTLNPMQKEAVLHTEGPLLVLAGAGSGKTRVLTHRIAYLIEEKNINPWNILAITFTNKAAGEMRERVDRLVGFGADSIWVSTFHSSCVRILRRHIENLGYTTNFTIYDSDDQKTLMRHVLKGLDMDPKIYKDRAMLGLISTAKNELVTAEEFELNAGGDFRQKKAAQIYKEYQNQLKKNNALDFDDLIMKTVQLFQNNQEILDYYQERFKYIMVDEYQDTNTAQFKLISLLAGKYRNLCVVGDDDQSIYKFRGANIENILNFEKAYPGAIVIKLEQNYRSSQSILNAANEVIRHNRGRKDKTLWTANQEGPLVQFKQFENASEEADTIVRDILNSSSDYQDCAVLYRTNAQSRLIEEKCLQYNVPYRMVGGVNFYQRREIKDILSYLKTIANGRDDLSSLRIINVPKRGIGATSLGRVQAFASEHGFAIYDAFCRAKAVPGLGKAAEKILKFTELIEDFRERLEEETYSIHELIEDVLDETGYQKELEAEGEIEYQTRLENIEELINKAVSFEGEHEHPNLSEFLEEVALVADVDRMDDSENRVTLMTLHSAKGLEFPRVYLSGMEDGLFPSMMSISSDDKEDVEEERRLCYVGITRAQNFLMMTAARQRMVNGETRYSKISRFIDEIPDDLLDSNKLESRLSSSRTADYDDSGLPWGKARSTGRTAGVSSFGPGNNAYASKTAAPASTPGFGKAFTVEKASSLNYKEGDRVSHVKFGEGQVLEIKDGGRDFEVTVRFDQAGVKKMFASFAKLKLV, from the coding sequence ATGAGTATTTATGATACGTTAAATCCAATGCAAAAGGAAGCGGTACTCCATACGGAGGGACCGCTTCTTGTGCTGGCAGGAGCCGGGTCTGGCAAGACCAGGGTTCTTACACACCGCATTGCTTATTTAATAGAAGAGAAGAACATCAATCCATGGAACATCCTGGCCATCACCTTTACCAATAAGGCGGCAGGAGAGATGAGAGAGCGTGTAGACCGTCTGGTGGGCTTTGGGGCGGACAGCATCTGGGTCTCCACCTTTCATTCATCCTGTGTGCGCATTCTCAGGCGGCACATCGAAAATCTTGGCTATACGACGAATTTCACCATATATGATTCCGATGATCAGAAAACTCTGATGCGCCATGTATTAAAGGGCCTTGATATGGATCCAAAGATCTATAAAGACCGTGCCATGCTTGGACTTATTTCCACGGCAAAGAACGAGCTTGTGACGGCGGAAGAATTTGAACTGAATGCGGGCGGTGATTTCAGGCAGAAAAAAGCAGCTCAGATATACAAAGAATACCAGAACCAGCTAAAGAAGAATAATGCCCTGGACTTTGATGACCTGATCATGAAAACCGTACAGTTATTTCAGAATAACCAGGAAATCCTGGATTATTATCAGGAACGCTTTAAATACATTATGGTGGATGAGTACCAGGATACCAATACGGCCCAGTTTAAGCTCATAAGCCTGCTGGCAGGAAAATACAGAAATCTTTGCGTTGTGGGGGATGACGACCAGTCCATTTATAAATTCCGCGGCGCCAACATTGAAAATATCTTAAATTTCGAAAAGGCTTATCCGGGAGCAATCGTAATTAAGCTGGAACAGAACTACCGGTCCAGCCAGAGCATTTTAAATGCAGCCAACGAAGTGATCCGCCATAACCGGGGGAGGAAAGACAAAACACTGTGGACTGCCAATCAAGAAGGCCCTCTGGTGCAGTTTAAGCAGTTTGAAAATGCTTCCGAAGAGGCAGATACCATTGTCCGGGACATTTTAAACAGCTCCTCCGATTACCAGGACTGTGCTGTTCTTTACAGGACAAATGCCCAGTCCCGTCTGATTGAAGAAAAATGCCTTCAATACAATGTTCCATACCGCATGGTGGGAGGCGTGAATTTCTATCAGAGGAGGGAGATCAAAGATATCCTGTCCTATTTAAAGACCATTGCCAATGGAAGGGATGACTTATCCTCTTTGAGGATCATCAATGTGCCAAAGCGAGGGATCGGAGCTACCAGCCTGGGAAGAGTGCAGGCCTTTGCATCGGAACATGGATTTGCCATTTATGATGCATTTTGCCGGGCAAAGGCTGTGCCCGGACTTGGGAAAGCGGCGGAAAAGATCCTTAAATTTACGGAGCTGATCGAAGATTTCCGGGAAAGGCTTGAGGAAGAGACCTATTCCATCCATGAACTGATTGAGGACGTTCTGGATGAAACAGGCTATCAGAAGGAACTGGAAGCAGAAGGCGAGATCGAGTACCAGACCCGTCTGGAAAATATAGAAGAATTGATCAATAAAGCGGTCAGCTTTGAAGGAGAACATGAGCACCCCAATCTGAGTGAATTTCTGGAAGAGGTGGCTTTGGTGGCTGATGTGGACCGGATGGATGATTCGGAAAACAGGGTGACCCTTATGACCCTGCACAGCGCCAAGGGCCTTGAGTTCCCAAGGGTGTATTTAAGCGGAATGGAAGACGGCTTGTTCCCAAGTATGATGTCCATTTCTTCTGATGATAAGGAGGATGTGGAAGAGGAGCGCCGGCTCTGTTATGTGGGTATTACCAGAGCCCAGAACTTCCTGATGATGACGGCGGCAAGGCAGCGTATGGTCAATGGAGAAACCAGATATTCCAAGATCAGCCGTTTCATTGATGAGATCCCTGATGATCTTTTGGATTCTAATAAACTGGAGTCAAGGCTGTCTTCTTCCAGGACCGCTGATTATGATGACAGCGGACTGCCATGGGGAAAAGCAAGGTCAACCGGCAGAACGGCAGGTGTCAGCAGCTTTGGACCGGGGAACAACGCATATGCATCAAAAACTGCAGCGCCAGCGTCAACACCTGGCTTTGGCAAAGCCTTTACCGTTGAAAAAGCGTCTTCTTTAAATTATAAAGAGGGGGACCGGGTCAGCCATGTAAAGTTCGGGGAAGGCCAGGTACTGGAGATCAAGGATGGCGGAAGAGATTTTGAAGTCACCGTCCGGTTTGACCAGGCCGGCGTCAAGAAAATGTTTGCTTCCTTTGCAAAGCTGAAATTAGTGTGA
- a CDS encoding patatin-like phospholipase family protein, whose product MTEGALVLEGGSLRGVFTAGVLDVFMEQGIEMSYVNGVSAGSMCGMSYVSKQIGRTIKVDLDYVNDKRFLSFRNMVKNRSIFNFDFLFGELCDTLVPFDYDTFWKSQQTFEVVATRCKTGKPEYFEKSSCDDFVSAVKASSSIPILSGMVSVKGKKYLDGGCSMPIAYQRAIDLGYKKIVVVLTREHGFRKSQLDKWTKRGYERYFAPLPEFMKALKEVPDRYNQMQEEIDRLEEEGKIYVIRPDKHVTVQRTEKDKRKLEALYEDGRRLAEEHMGKLKEYLEIAE is encoded by the coding sequence ATGACAGAAGGAGCATTGGTTTTAGAAGGGGGTTCCCTAAGAGGCGTATTTACGGCCGGAGTGTTGGATGTGTTCATGGAACAAGGGATCGAAATGTCCTATGTAAATGGGGTATCGGCCGGTTCCATGTGCGGCATGAGCTATGTGAGCAAGCAGATCGGCCGTACCATTAAAGTGGATTTGGATTATGTCAATGATAAACGGTTTTTAAGCTTTCGGAATATGGTAAAAAACCGCTCCATTTTTAATTTTGATTTCCTGTTCGGGGAATTATGCGATACCCTGGTTCCCTTTGACTATGATACTTTTTGGAAATCACAGCAGACCTTTGAGGTGGTTGCCACCCGCTGTAAGACGGGAAAACCGGAATATTTTGAAAAGAGTTCCTGTGATGATTTCGTCAGCGCGGTAAAGGCTTCCAGCAGCATTCCCATTTTATCCGGCATGGTTTCTGTAAAAGGGAAAAAGTATCTGGATGGAGGCTGTTCCATGCCCATTGCATATCAGAGGGCCATTGATCTGGGATATAAAAAGATCGTTGTAGTCCTCACCAGAGAACACGGGTTTCGGAAATCCCAGCTGGACAAATGGACAAAAAGAGGGTATGAGCGTTATTTCGCTCCTCTGCCTGAGTTTATGAAGGCTTTGAAGGAGGTTCCTGACCGGTATAACCAGATGCAGGAAGAGATCGACCGCCTGGAAGAGGAAGGAAAGATCTACGTCATCCGTCCGGATAAGCACGTGACGGTCCAAAGAACGGAAAAGGATAAGCGGAAGCTGGAGGCCCTTTACGAAGACGGGCGCCGTTTGGCGGAAGAACATATGGGGAAGCTGAAGGAGTATCTGGAGATTGCAGAGTGA